In Lolium perenne isolate Kyuss_39 chromosome 5, Kyuss_2.0, whole genome shotgun sequence, the sequence AGGTACGTGTCAACCGTGTGTGTGAGCATGCTTGACGAGTGTCCCCGGCTTCATACGCATGGTGACTCGATTCTGTCGGCTCTCCTCCTAAGCTATACACGGATTTCACTCTAGAAAATGGAATAACGATCTTCTCGTTCTCCGGATCCAACTAGAGGGTTTCTGTACCTAGGTTCCCGTTGACCAACATTGAGCATCCTATAGGAGACGAGTATGTACACTGTACTTCATATCTTTAGTGTAGGAGGCGGTGGTGGCGGGCATCAGCGGTCGGTGGGCTTCGGTGGTGGATCCGTGAGTGACAGGGCTGGTAGGAGGCGACGGTTGGTGCGCTTGATTTGGGGCCTTGCCTGTGATAAGCGGCCTTCTTCAAACCCTAATGCATTTTCTGTCGATCGGCCGATGATGTCATGCAGAGGTCCTCGAGCTGTCGTGGATGGCCATAGGCTCGACCTGAATAAAGGTCGAGGTCCTACGATTCCTCTCACGCCATGCAAATAACTGCTTATTGCATGTTTTCAATGATCTGGCTGGACTGTCAAGTTTCGGAAGGCTCCGCTGGTGAACTCCAATAGACGACATGCTGGAGATTGCCGGATCGGATTCTATTCAGTAGCGCAACCATGTTTTTCTTTCGATTTGGTTTTAGAGGGAGCGATGCGAAACTATGCGGTATATTGCCATCATAGGACATGTCTTTAGTTTTATGGTGAAATTAGTCACGGAGAATGAAATAGAAGCCGAGATCTGAGAACTGATAATGGTGGTTCGAGTTCTGCTGCAATCAGATTTTagagaaaataaaaacaaaaagcgaaacaaaaaaaaaactcgaAATGGGCCAGGTCCATCACCACTGGTGTCTGCGGCACTTGGTTTGCGCAGGCCTGGTCGACAAATAGGAATTGCCCTTTATCAATGTTGTTGGATCACATATCCACGTCAAGCTACGCCGGCTAACAAAAGTACTAATGGGCATGACGTCTTCCATACAATAATATTTATTTACATCCACGCCTCAATTTTTTTTACATCCAGTCCGACTAAAAAAATCCGTCGGgctaattcaaaaaaaaaatcaataaaTTACGTAAGAGATAGGCTACACGTTATGGTCATATAAATGAGTATCTATCAAGGAGTTATTGATTCTTATTTTGTTTTCAAGATGAGTAAAAGAATACAAGGGGAATACATATTTTCTTGTGGTTATCGAATTTATATGTCATATACGTTGAGTGTATCTCTTGCCTATTTTTGTAGATACTCATTTATTGCATATGAAATATTCTCTATATCTTCGCTATATATACTGGCTCCTACACACCTAGGAAATACCAGTTATACCTTTACCTTCTTGCCCAACAATCACCAGCAATGACGAATCACTGTCTCCTCATTGTTATGGCTGTGGCAGCCGTCCTTCTCACCGCCACTAGCGCCTCCCAGCCCACGACGGCGTACAGCATGGTAGAGCAATACGGCTTTCCACCGGGCATCATCCCGCAGGGCGCGCAGAGCTATGAGCTCCGGAAGGATGGCTCCTTTGAGGTGCACTTCTCCGGTGAGTGCGGCCTGCAGGTCGGCGGCTTCCAGCTTCACTACAGCAGCCGGGTCGCCGGGAACATCCAGAACGACACGATCAGCGGCCTCGAGGGCGTGAAGGTGAAGATCGTGCTCCCGTGGGTGCGCATTCGGGAGCTCAGCAGCCAGGGCGGCGAGATAAGGGTCCACGCTGGGGCGATATCTAGGTCGTTCCCGGTCAGCGACTTCTCTGTTAGCCCTCAATGCTAATCAGGCTCGAGACTACAAGAACAATATCAACGGAACTACGACAAACGCCACTTGTACTGTCACAATAGCGTGGGTTAAGATTGAACACTTTAAACTTTCTTTATTTCCACCAAATTTCTTTGGGATATTAAAATTGGTTTCATTAGTTCTTGGCTAATTGCTTCGAGCTCGTTCACCTTAGGAGTCATTAGATTTTCATGGTGATTTATGTGTTATGTATGTGAGCTACAAGTGGATTGCAACCAAGTTTTGTTTTTTGGATTAAACATGGGTTGTAACTGACAAAAATATTTATCATGGTGTGATTTGCATCATGATTTGTGTTAGGCATATATTTTAATTGTTTGCAACTAATCGAGAATTAAGCTATAAATCTCGGTTCACTGAGACAACCGGTGGCTCCACATTAAATTTCGAAGGTGTCTTTGAAGAATGGAATAACGACGAGTAAGATGTCCGAGCAGAGCAACCTAAACGTGTTATGATATGGCCTTGCAGTTACATGGGTTGTCTAGCAGGCTGGCCCAACTATAACTCTTTTGAAAATACCCATATATCTTTTACCATAGTTTATTtttgccaaaaaaaatacatgAGATATATTTATATAACTAGCGTTATTTTCATAGAATCCATGAACAAGATCACAGTGATCTAGTGTCAATTCGTAAACAATTAGTGAAAATACCCCCAATATCCTGCACCAGTCCCGGTCAGCGACTTCTTTGTTAGCCCCCAGTGCTAATGAGTCTCGACACTACAAGAACAATAGCAACACAACTACGCAAACGCCTCTTCTTTGAACACATGGCTTGGCATTTCGTTCCATTCATTGGTTTGCTGATTCAGGTTAGTGTTTTGTTGGAACTGGTGTGTTGTTTTAAAAGTTCGTGCACAATCATTGTACTGTGGGTTGATATAAAATGATAGTTTTTTTTCAGCGACTACGAAATTCCTTTGGGAGATTCAAATTAACAGGGTATTTCTAAAGAACGGGGCGAAGAATGCAATGTCTGATCCGAGCACTATTGAATCCTGAGTGACACTGTGGTAGCAAAGAAAAGAAATAAATCTAGATGGCAATATGGTTTTGCTAATTCTCACTCGACTAAGGATTAGTTTAATTCCTAGTGGACTCCCGGCGTTTCATGCTAGTGATGAGTTACAATATGATTTCAAATGATCATATATCATGCAAAATATCCATACAATTAGTAGTAAAAATTACTCACTGAATCCTGAACAATATTACGATTAAAAACACAAAAGATGTTCTAGATATGAAGATAGTTTGCATTGCTTTCAGATGTCCATGAAAAAGTCCATATAACATTTGTTCATGTATATTTTAAATGCCCTAACAAACATGAACACGTTTATAAATGCCACAGAGTTTTACCTTTTAATGAGACATGAGGAATACTATTATTTTATAAAATAACCACATAAAAGAATAAAAACATATACATAGAAAAGACGAAGAGACCAACTACAAAATCTCCGCTCCATGTCTTATTGGCTGGCCCAAACAACACTATACTCCATGAAATACAGTAGGAAACAAAAACACCACATTCTGATcccaaaatgggccggcccattttggtTTGTTTTAACTTATTTTCCATTTCTTTGTTGTTTCTCTCTTCCATGCATAATTACCCCTTTCACTTTTTTTTTCCATTTCCCCTTTTATTTGCTTATTTTCTCTTTCAGTGTTTTGATTAATTTTTTATATTGATTCATGTGTTTCACCGGCACATAATTTATTGATGTGATTATGCGGTAGTACATAACTTCTTGAACTGTCAGACCAATTACGTACCGAAAGCTTCGCGAACAATTTATCCGACATGCATCAACATTGTAGTTAGTGTTACTCCCGTCCCTCGTTTGTTTtctagtatcttcattttattctCACAACAACCCATCAGGTATCCGCAATGTGGTATATAGGCAAGATGACCAATATACAAGTACACAAATACTTGTTTATATAAGCATCAGTCATTCTAAATGCTCTTGGTGGTGAACAATAATCCTTGAGGACCACCAACTAGGTCTCCACCCTAGCTCCTTTGAGAATTTGAGACACAAGTCAAGCTACTATACTTGCAAAGTTTTACTATGCTAGGCTAGCTCTCTATACGTTTAGCCACGGGACCATTAGTTTGTGAATGGCCGGCTTCCAGTACGTGTGCGACGTGCTCAGGTATAATATCAGACTTTCCCAAATCACGCATTCATGGTCCTCCTCCATGGATCGTTGACATCTTCACCTCCCTCGATCACAGATTCACAGGCTTCCCTTTCAGGGATAGGTCGAGGAGGAGCACGTGTGGGTTACTCGATCGAGAGTCTTCCTGTGAAAGTACAATCTAGCATTCCGTCTAGTATATGCATGCTAGCTTCTCGTGTTTGAGGCAGCGGGAAATAAGCCGGCGCTGCTCGATCGGCAAGACACACAATGTGCGCATCGATCCGGCCGGGAAGTTCCCTGTAGCCAAGGCCAGGCACATTTCATACATTATCGTATCGCCTCGCGCAACTAGCTGCACGGTCCTTTGGGATCGGAGCA encodes:
- the LOC127303967 gene encoding uncharacterized protein, with translation MTNHCLLIVMAVAAVLLTATSASQPTTAYSMVEQYGFPPGIIPQGAQSYELRKDGSFEVHFSGECGLQVGGFQLHYSSRVAGNIQNDTISGLEGVKVKIVLPWVRIRELSSQGGEIRVHAGAISRSFPVSDFSVSPQC